One stretch of Lachnospiraceae bacterium oral taxon 096 DNA includes these proteins:
- the rpsJ gene encoding 30S ribosomal protein S10, whose amino-acid sequence MANQVMRITLKAYDHQLVDNSASKIVETVKKTGAKVSGPVPLPTKKEVVTILRAVHKYKDSREQFEQRTHKRLIDVVAPSDKTVDALSRLEMPAGVHIDIKMKSR is encoded by the coding sequence ATGGCAAATCAGGTAATGAGAATCACATTAAAGGCTTATGACCATCAATTGGTAGACAATTCAGCTAGTAAAATTGTCGAAACTGTAAAGAAGACAGGAGCAAAGGTGTCAGGACCAGTTCCACTTCCAACAAAGAAGGAAGTAGTAACAATCTTGAGAGCGGTTCATAAGTATAAGGACTCTCGTGAGCAGTTCGAGCAGAGAACACATAAGAGATTGATTGATGTTGTTGCACCAAGCGACAAGACAGTTGACGCATTGTCACGTCTTGAGATGCCAGCTGGTGTTCATATCGATATTAAAATGAAGAGTAGATAA
- the rplC gene encoding 50S ribosomal protein L3, translated as MKKAVLATKVGMTQIFNEAGVLVPVTVLQAGPCVVTQVKTEENDGYNSVQVAYGQIRTKLVNKAKAGHLDKAGIEKKTIEKSNGQKREVYTAGRFLKEFRFENAADYSVKDEIKADIFAEGDKVDATAISKGKGFQGAIKRHGQSRGPMAHGSKFHRHQGSNGSSSDPSHVFKGKGMPGHMGAKQITTQNLEVVKVDVENGLILVKGSVPGPKKALVTLKETVKTN; from the coding sequence ATGAAGAAGGCAGTTCTTGCTACAAAAGTTGGAATGACACAGATCTTCAATGAAGCTGGTGTGTTGGTTCCAGTAACCGTTCTTCAGGCTGGACCATGTGTAGTTACACAGGTTAAGACAGAAGAAAACGACGGATATAATTCAGTACAGGTTGCATACGGACAGATCCGTACAAAGCTTGTGAACAAGGCTAAGGCCGGTCACCTTGACAAGGCTGGTATCGAAAAGAAGACGATTGAAAAGAGCAATGGTCAAAAGAGAGAAGTTTATACAGCAGGTAGATTCTTAAAGGAGTTTAGATTTGAGAATGCAGCTGATTATTCTGTAAAAGATGAGATCAAAGCGGATATCTTTGCTGAGGGCGATAAGGTTGACGCAACAGCAATCTCCAAGGGAAAAGGTTTCCAGGGTGCGATCAAGAGACACGGACAGTCAAGAGGTCCTATGGCTCACGGATCTAAGTTCCATCGTCATCAGGGATCTAATGGTTCATCATCTGACCCAAGCCATGTATTCAAAGGCAAAGGAATGCCTGGACATATGGGCGCTAAGCAGATTACAACACAGAACCTTGAAGTGGTAAAGGTTGATGTGGAGAACGGTTTGATTCTTGTTAAGGGTTCAGTACCAGGACCAAAGAAGGCACTTGTAACACTTAA